TGGAGGCGGTGCGCCTCGTCGCCCGCGAGGGCTGGCGGCTGCTCGGCGACTACCGCTTCGACCCGCTCACCGGGCTGTGGCACCACCGCACCGGACCGGTGGAGCCGCCGCTGCGCCTCGCGGACGTGTCGTACGCCGCCGACGGGGCGATGACGTGGCCCTCGCACACGATGACGGCCCCCGTCTCGGTGCTCCGCGAGCACCTCGACGAGGGCCGCGCGATCATGGCCGCCGCGTCGCCGCCGGACTGGTCGGACGCCGCGCACCTCGGTGCGGACTTCGACGGCCTGCGGTGGTTCGCGCTGCCGGCCTGCTCGCTGGGCTAGGCGCGTCCCTCGCCCGCGCGGCGCGAGGCCCACACCGTCGCCGCGAGACCGGCGGCGCCGGCCGCGATCCACGGGATAGGCATCAGCCACCGCAGCTCGTCGTCCGCGACGACGCCGCCCTGGACGAGGGCCCAGACCAGCACCATCCCGGCGAAGGCCACGCCCATCACGAGGTGGCCGACGTTGACCGGGTGGAAGCCCCTGCGCCGCTCCGGAGCGTCGAGGGGGCCGACCATCGGCTCGTCGTAGCCGTAGTGCTCGTTCATGTCTGTGCTCATCTCGGGTGCTCCTCAGGCTGCTTCGCGGACGATGACCTCGCCGGCGAACAGGTCGATGGTGATGGACATGTCGGGGACCTCGTCGCCGCCGTCGCGGAACCCGTCGAGGTTGACGTCGAGACCGTCGCGACGCTCGTCGAAGACCCGGCTGTCGCCGGCGAACAGGTCGGTCCGCACGGTGACGTCCATGCCGTCGGGGACCACCACCTCCACGCGGCCGCCGACACCGTCGACGGTCACGGCGCGTCCGTCGAGCGCGTCCACGTCGGAGACGTCGGACAGGTCGAGGGTGAGCTCGCCGCCCCCGAGGTCGTAGGAGTCACGCACGTCGGCGGCGCTGGTCGGCGCGTAGGACAGCCGGTCGTCGGGGAAGCTGCTCGTGGCGGTGGTGGCCGCCGTGGCCAGGGCGGCCACCAGGCCGAGGGCGATCAGGCCGCCTGCACGGCCCCAGAAGGCGCCGACCACGAGCATGGCCGCGGTGATGCCGAGCGCCAGCGCCGGGTAGGCGCTCTCCGCCACGGCCACCCCGGCGAGGTCGACCACGCCGAGCACGCCCTCGGCGAGCGCGATCAGCGCGACGGTGAAGAAGAAGAGGATCGGGCCGCGGCGACGCGGGTTGCGGTACTGCCGCGGCGCCCGGGCGTACGCCTCCGGCGGCTGCCACGCGGTCTGGTCCCAGCCGCTCTGGTCCCAGCCGCCCTGGTCCCAGCCGCCCTGGTCCCACCCGGCGGGGTCGAGCCCGGTCGTGGGGTCGGGCTGCTGCGCGCTGCCCGGCGCGGCAGGACCGGCGTACCCGTAGCCGGAGCGGGAAGTGGAGCGGTCCTTGCGGTTGAGGAACCAGATGACGATCGCGGCCACGATCGCCAGCGGCCACGGGAACCAGAACGCCCCGGCCCAGTCGCCGACGGCGCTCAGCAGCGCCAGGACGCCGACACCCGCGAGGGCGAGCGAGCGGCTGCGCACGTCGAGGCCGAGCGGCCGGTCGTCGGTGCCCTCCTCGGGCACGAGGAGCCATGCGCCGACGTAGGCGATGAGCCCGGCCCCGCCGAAGAAGACCCCGACGACCAGCGCGACGCGGATGATGATGACGTCGACGTCGAGGTGGCGGGCCAGGCCGCCGGCGACCCCGGCGACGTGCCGGTCGGTGACGCTGCGCCGCAGCCGGCCGAGGTCCTTCATCTCGTCGCGGCTCACGCGGGGGCCGGCAGGGCCCGACGGCGGAGGCGTCGGCTGCTCGTCCGTGCCGGTGGGGGTGGTGCTCGGGGTGTCCATGGCTCCACTC
This sequence is a window from Nocardioides sp. S5. Protein-coding genes within it:
- a CDS encoding PspC domain-containing protein; its protein translation is MDTPSTTPTGTDEQPTPPPSGPAGPRVSRDEMKDLGRLRRSVTDRHVAGVAGGLARHLDVDVIIIRVALVVGVFFGGAGLIAYVGAWLLVPEEGTDDRPLGLDVRSRSLALAGVGVLALLSAVGDWAGAFWFPWPLAIVAAIVIWFLNRKDRSTSRSGYGYAGPAAPGSAQQPDPTTGLDPAGWDQGGWDQGGWDQSGWDQTAWQPPEAYARAPRQYRNPRRRGPILFFFTVALIALAEGVLGVVDLAGVAVAESAYPALALGITAAMLVVGAFWGRAGGLIALGLVAALATAATTATSSFPDDRLSYAPTSAADVRDSYDLGGGELTLDLSDVSDVDALDGRAVTVDGVGGRVEVVVPDGMDVTVRTDLFAGDSRVFDERRDGLDVNLDGFRDGGDEVPDMSITIDLFAGEVIVREAA